The following are encoded together in the Vigna unguiculata cultivar IT97K-499-35 chromosome 2, ASM411807v1, whole genome shotgun sequence genome:
- the LOC114172996 gene encoding cytochrome P450 71D8-like has protein sequence MEVQFCFLVIAFFFLLLSWLKRYYKLIKPNFAHKLPPGPKKLPLIGNLHQLAMEDSFPHRALRKLAHKHGPLMHLQLGEISAVVASSPEMAKEIMKNHDAAFLHRPQSIATDIFTYGGMDIAFAPYGDYWRQMRKICASELLSAKRVQSLSHVREDEAAKFIDSIRTWEGSAINISSRILSLISGSVSRAAFGEYEERDEFVALMRKLIAASGGFDLVDLFPSITFTHFITGKRAKLEKLQKQVDMGLENIIKEHQEKHRRAKESGAQVEHEDLVDVLLRIQQSHSLDVKITMISIKALILDVFSAGTDTSASTLEWAMTEMMRNPRVRKKAQTELREAFRERKVIHESDVEQLTYLKLVMKETLRLHPPTPLLLPRECSELTVIDGYEIPVKTKIMVNVWAICRDPEHWMDAERFVPERFEGSCVDYKGNNFEYLPFGAGRRMCPGITFGLASIMLPLALLLFHFNWELPNQMKPEDMDMAERFGLAIGKKKELYLIPSVYDL, from the exons ATGGAGGTTCAGTTCTGCTTCTTGGTTAttgccttcttcttcttgctACTGAGTTGGCTTAAAAGATATTACAAgctaattaaacctaatttcGCTCACAAACTTCCCCCTGGCCCAAAGAAGCTACCTCTCATAGGAAATCTCCATCAACTAGCAATGGAAGATTCATTTCCACACCGTGCTCTTAGAAAACTCGCTCACAAACATGGacctctcatgcaccttcaacttGGTGAAATTTCTGCAGTGGTAGCATCCTCCCCCGAAATGGCCAAGgaaataatgaaaaatcatgatgCTGCTTTTCTGCACAGGCCACAATCTATTGCTACAGACATTTTTACCTATGGGGGAATGGATATCGCTTTTGCTCCCTATGGTGATTACTGGAGacaaatgagaaaaatatgTGCGTCAGAGCTTTTAAGCGCTAAAAGAGTTCAGTCTCTGTCTCACGTTAGAGAAGACGAGGCAGCAAAGTTTATAGACTCAATTCGAACATGGGAAGGTTCAGCAATCAATATTAGTAGTAGGATTTTGTCGTTGATAAGTGGTTCTGTTTCCAGGGCAGCGTTCGGGGAATACGAGGAGCGAGATGAATTTGTTGCGTTGATGCGAAAACTAATAGCAGCTTCGGGAGGATTTGACCttgttgatttgtttccttcaATAACATTCACGCATTTCATAACTGGGAAGAGGGCCAAATTGGAGAAGTTGCAGAAGCAGGTTGACATGGGATTGGAGAACATTATCAAAGAGCATCAAGAAAAGCACAGAAGAGCAAAAGAAAGTGGGGCTCAAGTAGAACACGAAGATCTTGTTGATGTTCTTCTCAGAATTCAACAAAGTCACAGTCTCGACGTCAAAATCACAATGATAAGCATCAAAGCTTTGATATTG GATGTATTTAGTGCCGGAACTGATACTTCAGCATCAACACTGGAGTGGGCTATGACAGAAATGATGAGAAATCCAAGAGTGAGGAAAAAAGCACAAACTGAGTTGAGAGAAGCATTTAGAGAAAGGAAAGTAATTCATGAAAGTGATGTTGAGCAACTAACTTATTTGAAGCTGGTGATGAAAGAGACATTGAGGTTACACCCACCTACTCCATTGTTGCTCCCTAGAGAATGTTCTGAACTAACAGTCATTGATGGGTATGAAATACCtgtgaaaacaaaaatcatgGTAAATGTGTGGGCAATCTGTAGAGACCCGGAACATTGGATGGATGCTGAGAGGTTTGTTCCTGAGAGGTTCGAAGGTAGTTGTGTGGATTACAAAGGGAATAACTTTGAGTATCTCCCATTTGGGGCAGGAAGGAGAATGTGCCCAGGCATAACATTTGGTTTGGCCAGCATTATGCTTCCACTGGCTCTGTTACTCTTTCACTTCAACTGGGAACTACCAAATCAGATGAAACCTGAGGATATGGATATGGCTGAACGCTTTGGATTGGCTATTGGGAAGAAAAAGGAATTGTATTTGATTCCCTCTGTTTATGATCTTTGA
- the LOC114174063 gene encoding cytochrome P450 71D8-like, producing MNYKAMEAETYFLVIIISLFFLWHWLAKYQKLKPNQSHKLPPGPKKLPFIGNLHQLSGAGSLPHRAFYNLAHKYGPLMHLQLGEISAVVASSPDLAKEILKTNDTAFVQRPQFVFGDILSYGGMNIVFAPYGDYWRQIKKISVLELLSAKRVKSFSFIREEETAKFIDSIRKSAGSPINLTAKIYSLISDFVFRAAFGRKYKDQEYVVPLMRRVIEEATGFGLVDFFPSLKFIHFITGKRAKLEKLQKQVDEVLDNIVKEHEEKRREAKEDGVEVEDEDIVDVLLTIQQNDNPNLKMTTTQIKALILDIFVAGTDTSASVLEWIMAEIVKNPRVMEKAQSEIREAFREKERIDESDVEELNYLKLVMKETLRLHPPVPLLLPRECSELSEVGGYEIPEKTRVMINAWSLGRDPEYWSDGEKFVPERFEGNGVDFKGNNFEYVPFGAGRRMCPGMTFGVASIMLPLALLLFHFNWELPNQMKAEDMDMSEHFGVVISRENELRLIPSLYHP from the exons ATGAACTATAAAGCCATGGAAGCTGAAACCTACTTCTTGGTTATCATCATCTCCCTCTTTTTTCTGTGGCATTGGCTTGCAAAATATCAGAAGCTAAAACCTAACCAGTCTCACAAACTCCCCCCTGGTCCAAAGAAGCTACCTTTCATAGGGAACCTGCATCAACTATCAGGAGCAGGTTCACTTCCACATCGTGCTTTCTACAACCTTGCTCACAAATATGGACCTCTCATGCATCTCCAACTTGGTGAGATTTCTGCAGTGGTTGCATCCTCCCCCGACTTGGCGAAGGAAATATTGAAAACCAATGATACTGCTTTTGTGCAGAGGCCTCAATTTGTTTTCGGTGACATTTTGTCCTATGGAGGAATGAATATTGTTTTTGCTCCGTACGGTGATTACTggagacaaataaaaaaaatatctgtgTTGGAGCTTCTGAGCGCCAAAAGGGTCAAGTCTTTCTCTTTCATTAGAGAAGAGGAGACAGCAAAGTTCATAGATTCAATTCGAAAATCAGCAGGTTCACCCATCAATCTTACTGCTAAAATTTACTCCTTGATAAGTGATTTTGTTTTCAGGGCAGCTTTTGGTAGAAAATACAAGGACCAAGAATATGTTGTGCCTTTGATGCGAAGAGTGATAGAAGAAGCAACAGGATTTGGTTTAGTAGATTTTTTTCCTTCGTTGaaattcatacatttcataACTGGGAAGAGGGCGAAATTGGAGAAGCTGCAGAAGCAGGTTGACGAGGTATTGGATAACATTGTCAAAGAACATGAAGAAAAACGAAGAGAGGCAAAAGAAGACGGCGTTGAAGTGGAGGATGAGGATATCGTCGACGTTCTCCTCACAATTCAACAAAATGACAATCCCAACCTCAAAATGACGACGACACAAATCAAAGCTTTGATATTG GATATATTTGTGGCGGGAACTGATACTTCAGCGTCAGTTTTAGAGTGGATCATGGCAGAAATTGTGAAGAACCCAAGAGTGATGGAGAAAGCACAGAGTGAGATAAGAGAAGCATTTagagaaaaggaaagaattGATGAAAGTGATGTAGAGGAGCTTAATTATTTGAAGTTGGTGATGAAAGAAACGTTGAGGTTACACCCACCAGTTCCTTTGTTGCTCCCGAGAGAATGCAGTGAATTAAGCGAGGTTGGTGGATACGAAATACCAGAAAAGACGAGAGTTATGATAAACGCATGGAGTCTTGGAAGAGATCCTGAATATTGGAGTGATGGTGAAAAGTTTGTACCAGAGAGGTTCGAAGGTAATGGTGTGGATTTCAAAGGGAATAACTTTGAGTATGTGCCATTTGGGGCTGGAAGGAGAATGTGCCCAGGCATGACATTTGGTGTAGCCAGCATTATGCTTCCGCTGGCTTTATTACTCTTTCACTTCAACTGGGAACTACCAAATCAGATGAAAGCTGAGGATATGGATATGTCTGAACACTTCGGAGTGGTCATTAGCAGGGAAAACGAGTTGCGTTTAATTCCCTCTCTTTATCATCCCTGA
- the LOC114174085 gene encoding cytochrome P450 71D8-like yields MEAETYFLVIIISLFFLWHWLAKYQKLKPNQSHKLPPGPKKLPFIGNLHQLSGAGSLPHRAFYNLAHKYGPLMHLQLGEISAVVASSPDLAKEILKTNDTAFVQRPQFVFGDILSYGGMNIVFAPYGDYWRQIKKISVLELLSAKRVKSFSFIREEETAKFIDSIRKSAGSPINLTAKIYSLISDFVFRAAFGRKHKDQEFVVPLMRRVIEEAAGFGLVDFFPSLKFIHFITGKRAKLEKLQKQVDEVLDNIVKEHEEKRREAKEDGVEVEDEDIVDVLLTIQQNDNPNLKMTTTQIKALILDIFVAGTDTSASVLEWIMAEIVKNPRVMEKAQSEIREAFREKERIDESDVEELNYLKLVMKETLRLHPPVPLLLPRECSELSEVGGYEIPEKTRVMINAWSLGRDPEYWSDGEKFVPERFEGNGVDFKGNNFEYVPFGAGRRMCPGMTFGVASIMLPLALLLFHFNWELPNQMKAEDMDMSEHFGVVISRENQLRLIPSLYHP; encoded by the exons ATGGAAGCTGAAACCTACTTCTTGGTTATCATCATCTCCCTCTTTTTTCTGTGGCATTGGCTTGCAAAATATCAGAAGCTAAAACCTAACCAGTCTCACAAACTCCCCCCTGGTCCAAAGAAGCTACCTTTCATAGGGAACCTGCATCAACTATCAGGAGCAGGTTCACTTCCACATCGTGCTTTCTACAACCTTGCTCACAAATATGGACCTCTCATGCATCTCCAACTTGGTGAGATTTCTGCAGTGGTTGCATCCTCCCCCGACTTGGCGAAGGAAATATTGAAAACCAATGATACTGCTTTTGTGCAGAGGCCTCAATTTGTTTTCGGTGACATTTTGTCCTATGGAGGAATGAATATTGTTTTTGCTCCGTACGGTGATTACTggagacaaataaaaaaaatatctgtgTTGGAGCTTCTGAGCGCCAAAAGGGTCAAGTCTTTCTCTTTCATTAGAGAAGAGGAGACAGCAAAGTTCATAGATTCAATTCGAAAATCAGCAGGTTCACCCATCAATCTTACTGCTAAAATTTACTCCTTGATAAGTGATTTTGTTTTCAGGGCAGCTTTTGGTAGAAAACATAAAGACCAAGAATTTGTTGTGCCTTTGATGCGAAGAGTGATAGAAGAAGCAGCAGGATTTGGTTTAGTAGATTTTTTTCCTTCGTTGAAATTCATCCATTTCATAACTGGGAAGAGGGCGAAATTGGAGAAGCTGCAGAAGCAGGTTGACGAGGTATTGGATAACATTGTCAAAGAACATGAAGAAAAACGAAGAGAGGCAAAAGAAGACGGCGTTGAAGTGGAGGATGAGGATATTGTCGACGTTCTCCTCACAATTCAACAAAATGACAATCCCAACCTCAAAATGACGACGACACAAATCAAAGCTTTGATATTG GATATATTTGTGGCCGGAACTGATACTTCAGCGTCTGTTTTAGAGTGGATCATGGCAGAAATTGTGAAGAACCCAAGGGTGATGGAGAAAGCACAGAGTGAGATAAGAGAAGCATTTagagaaaaggaaagaattGATGAAAGTGATGTAGAGGAGCTTAATTATTTGAAGTTGGTGATGAAAGAAACGTTGAGGTTACACCCACCAGTTCCTTTGTTGCTCCCGAGAGAATGCAGTGAATTAAGCGAGGTTGGTGGATACGAAATACCAGAAAAGACGAGAGTTATGATAAACGCATGGAGTCTTGGAAGAGATCCTGAATATTGGAGTGATGGTGAAAAGTTTGTACCAGAGAGGTTCGAAGGTAATGGTGTGGATTTCAAAGGGAATAACTTTGAGTATGTGCCATTTGGGGCTGGAAGGAGAATGTGCCCAGGCATGACATTTGGTGTAGCCAGCATTATGCTTCCGCTGGCTTTATTACTCTTTCACTTCAACTGGGAACTACCAAATCAGATGAAAGCTGAGGATATGGATATGTCTGAACACTTCGGAGTGGTTATTAGCAGGGAAAACCAATTGCGTCTAATTCCCTCTCTTTATCATCCCTGA
- the LOC114172982 gene encoding cytochrome P450 71D8-like — MEAQTCILVIAFSLFFLLHWLAKHYKHKSHISLKLPPGPKRLPIIGNLHQLAVAGSLPHHALQKLSHKYGPLMHLQLGEISAVVASSPEMAKEITKTHDVAFVQRPQFISGQILSYGGIDVVFAPYGDYWRQMRKIFVSELLSTKRVQSFSFIREDETAKFIDSIRTSAGSPVNVTGRIFSLVSTTVSRAAFGNKSKDQDEFMFLIKKVIGSVGGFDLADLFPSMKSIHFITGKKAKLEKLLNQVDRVLENIVKEHQEKQRIAKEGRTQIKDEDLVDVLLGFQEADAALDIKITTRNVKALILDVFAGGVDTSASTIEWAMTEMMRSPRVMKKAQAELREALRGKKIIHERDLEQLTYLKLVVKETLRLHPPTPLLIPRECSERTIIDGYEIPVKTKVMINVWAICRDPKYWSDAEMFVPERFEGSSIDFKGNNFEYLPFGAGRRICPGISFGLAGIMLPLARLLYHFNWELPNGITPETVDTVERFGMAIGRKNELCLIPIVYDP, encoded by the exons ATGGAAGCTCAAACCTGCATCTTGGTTATTGCCTTCTCCCTATTCTTTCTATTGCATTGGCTTGCAAAACATTACAAGCATAAATCTCATATCTCTCTCAAGCTTCCCCCAGGCCCAAAGAGGTTACCCATCATAGGGAACCTCCATCAACTAGCAGTAGCAGGTTCACTTCCACACCATGCTCTCCAAAAACTTTCTCATAAATATGGACCTCTCATGCACCTCCAACTTGGTGAGATTTCTGCAGTTGTTGCATCATCCCCGGAGATGGCCAAGGAAATAACCAAAACACATGATGTCGCTTTTGTGCAGAGGCCTCAGTTTATTTCCGGACAAATTTTGTCGTACGGGGGAATAGATGTTGTTTTTGCTCCATACGGTGATTACTGGAGACAAATGAGGAAAATATTTGTCTCTGAACTTCTAAGTACCAAGAGAGTTCAGTCTTTCTCTTTTATTAGAGAAGACGAGACGGCAAAGTTTATAGACTCGATTCGAACATCAGCAGGTTCACCGGTGAATGTTACTGGCAGAATTTTCTCGTTGGTAAGCACGACTGTTTCCAGGGCAGCATTTGGTAACAAATCAAAGGACCAGGATGAATTTATGTTTTTGATTAAGAAAGTAATAGGATCGGTCGGAGGATTTGACCTTGCTGATTTGTTCCCTTCGATGAAATCCATACATTTCATAACTGGGAAGAAGGCCAAACTAGAGAAGCTGCTGAATCAGGTTGACAGGGTCTTGGAAAATATTGTCAAAGAGCATCAAGAAAAGCAAAGAATAGCGAAAGAAGGGAGAACTCAAATAAAGGACGAAGATCTTGTTGATGTTCTTCTCGGATTCCAAGAAGCCGACGCTGCTCTCGACATCAAAATCACCACTAGGAACGTCAAAGCTTTGATATTG GACGTATTTGCTGGCGGCGTTGATACTTCGGCATCAACAATAGAGTGGGCAATGACAGAAATGATGCGAAGCCCAAGAGTGATGAAGAAAGCACAAGCTGAGTTAAGAGAAGCCTTAAGAGGGAAGAAAATAATCCATGAAAGGGATCTAGAGCAACTTACTTATTTGAAGTTGGTGGTGAAAGAGACATTGAGGCTACACCCACCTACTCCATTGTTGATCCCCAGAGAATGCTCTGAACGAACCATCATCGATGGATATGAAATACCTGTGAAAACTAAGGTCATGATAAACGTATGGGCAATTTGCAGGGATCCCAAATACTGGAGTGATGCAGAGATGTTTGTGCCAGAAAGGTTTGAGGGAAGTTCTATCGATTTCAAAGGGAATAACTTTGAGTATCTGCCATTTGGAGCAGGAAGAAGAATATGCCCTGGAATCTCGTTTGGTTTAGCAGGTATCATGCTTCCACTGGCTCGATTACTTTATCATTTCAACTGGGAACTTCCAAATGGCATAACACCTGAGACTGTAGACACGGTTGAACGCTTTGGAATGGCCATTGGGAGGAAAAACGAATTGTGTTTGATCCCCATTGTTTATGATCCTTGA